The following DNA comes from Phytohabitans rumicis.
CGAGCGTGCGCGAGAGCGGGCTCGGCGACGTGATCGACCTGGACGAGCAGGTGCGGATGGTGGTCGGCGCGCTGATGAAGAGCGCGCCGGACCAGCTTCAGGTCGACTCGGACGGCGACATCGGCATCCGGGCCGGCTCCGCGATGGTGTTCGTCCGGGTACGCGACAACCCGCCCCTGGTGGACGTCTTCTCGCCGGTGCTGACCGAGGTCGAGCCGACCGAGCAGCTGTACGTCAAGCTGTCCGAGCTGACCAACCGGATGCCGATCGGCCGGCTCTACTGCACCAACGACACGGTCTGGGCGTCGATCCCGGTCATGGGCCGCAACTTCCAGCCCACGCACCTGATGCTCGCGGTGCAGGTGATGACCGGCCTGGCCGACGAGCTGGACGACCGGCTGCACGGCGAGTTCGGCGGCAAGCGCTTCTTCGGCGAGGGCGACAAGCCGAGCAACCGCGACGCCGACGACCACCGCACCGGGATGTACCTGTAGCTCTCAGCAGGTGCGGCGCTTGCGGCGCCGCACCTGCCAAGCACGCGGCTCGTTCTTGCCGGTACACGGGACGAGCTGCGTGTCCCCGAGTGGGGCCATCAGTTGCTCCAGCGCAGCCAGGCTTGGGTGTCCATGGTGGACATCGTGGTGGCCTTGATGCCCGTGTCGGAGACGGTCCACAGCGTGTCGCCGACGACCAGGGAGCGCCGGATCATGCCCATGCCCGGCTCCTTGGGGGCGTGCGAGACGCTGCCCAGCTCGGTGAAGCCCGATTCGCCGACCCGCAGGACCAGTGCCCCGCTGTTGTCCGTCTTTTCGGTGTACACGGTCAGCGGCACGACGAGCAGCCGTTCCTGTGGCCAGTAGAGGAACGCGTGCGGGTCGTACTCGGCCTCGGAGTGGCCGTACTTGACGTGGTGCTGGGCCAGCCGGGCCGGACTGTCCAGGTTGGACACGTCGAAGAGGGAGACCTGGGTGCCCTGGGCGCGGCCCTCGTTGTTGGCTTCCTGGCCGATGCCGATGACCCGTCCGGGCTCGGTCGGGTGCAGGTACGCCGAGTAGCCCGTGATCTTCAGCTCGCCGGCCACCCGGGGCTTCGCCGGGTCGGAGAGGTCCACTGTGTACAGCGGGTCGGTCTGGCGGAAGGTCACCACGTACCCCGTCGTGCCGGCGAAGCGTACGGCGTAGATGCGCTCGCCCTTGCCGAGGCCGGTGACGCGTCCGGTCTCCTTCAGGGCGCCGTCGCCCACCCGCAGGACGTATACGGTCGAGACGGACTTCGGTGCGTCGCCCCACGTCTGGCCGGTGGTGGTCGCCACCCGCAGGTGACCGTCCCATTCGGACATCGCGTACTGGTTGACGAGCCAGCCGCGTACCGAGGCGGAGGCCACGTACGACGGCCGGCCGGGCTTGGACGTGTCGAACTGGTAGATCTCGGTGGTCTGGTCCTCCGGCTTCGGCTCGGCGTTCCTCTGCTGCAGCCACGGCAGTACGCGCCACCGCTGGTCGTTGGCGACGTACAGGTTGATGCCGTTGCTGTAGACGGTGTCGCCGTCGGCCACCACGCCCACCGGGTCGCCCTCGCCGAGGGCGTTGGC
Coding sequences within:
- a CDS encoding beta-propeller domain-containing protein, which produces MTPRLAVAAGAPLALLVALSGCTSKPEPAPPRDPGVPVGQQFRLVAFDSCDDALGRLKKAAKEYVTPWGFGGDNRLFAESADGARAATGGAADTAKADRDTAQSFSGTNTHEAGVDEPDLVKTDGRRIVTINQGVLHVVDPASRRVTGKLDLASGPNDPTRWADSSLLLSGDHALILVRDYFLYAADTVRSKGPQSTSARLILIDLAGAPKVLSEYTIDGSLVDARQVGATARVVIRSSPRLEFPYREKGTDAQRLAANKKIIDKAGTNDWFPHYTIKTGGRTTEGVVGCDLFSRPTTYSGTSMVTVLSFDLGANALGEGDPVGVVADGDTVYSNGINLYVANDQRWRVLPWLQQRNAEPKPEDQTTEIYQFDTSKPGRPSYVASASVRGWLVNQYAMSEWDGHLRVATTTGQTWGDAPKSVSTVYVLRVGDGALKETGRVTGLGKGERIYAVRFAGTTGYVVTFRQTDPLYTVDLSDPAKPRVAGELKITGYSAYLHPTEPGRVIGIGQEANNEGRAQGTQVSLFDVSNLDSPARLAQHHVKYGHSEAEYDPHAFLYWPQERLLVVPLTVYTEKTDNSGALVLRVGESGFTELGSVSHAPKEPGMGMIRRSLVVGDTLWTVSDTGIKATTMSTMDTQAWLRWSN